The Desulfovibrio psychrotolerans nucleotide sequence ACCGCCTATACAAGACGCATCGGAGGTACGAATGCAGGTACTCATCACCATTTCCAGCAGTGAGCCGGAAATCAAATGGAATGCCGTCCGGTTCGGCAATTTTCTTCTGGAACAGGGGGAAGATGTTACCATCTTCCTGAACGGCCCGGGAGTTGCCCTCACCGCAGGCGAAAGCGAGCAGTATCCCATAGGCCAGCAGGCCAAGGTGTTCTCTCTGAACGAAGGCACCCTTGTCGGCTGAGGCAAGTGCATGACCGCCCACGGTGTGGGCGAAAATCCCTTTGTCTCGGTTTCCAATATGCCGTTCCTGTACGAGGCCATGAAAAAGGCCGACAAGATTCTGAATTTCTGATTCCGGTTCCGCAGTATGCACACAACAGGGGCCGCTCCGGAGAACTTTCCGGAGCGGCCCCTTCCGTTGCCTACGGGGTTAGGCACCGGGTAAGAAAGAGCCCGCCATCAGAAAAATGGCGGGGCGTGCCCGCTCGCCCCGCCGCCTCACATTTGGACCGGACGGCAGGCCGTCCGCCGCTCTGCGGCACCACGGGCGGTCTGCCCGCAGCCATTGCCGCCCTGCGCCGCAAGAGAGCATGGCACTGTTCACTGTACACGCCGCCACGGTGCCCGCAACCGCTTTTCGGTGAACGGAAGCGGCAAGGCGGCAAACGGTGAATGGCTGCAGTTCAACCCTGCAAACGCGAAAACGGCTCAGGAGCCACCCTGAGCCGTTTTCGGAAATTTGTTGTAAAAGAAAGAAGGTAATCAGGTACTAGCAATAGGCGTGCCAACAGCGCCAACCTTTTTCATAAAATCATAACACACTAAAATATAACGCAAAAACAACAGTGGCTTCCGTCCCGCTGTATACTCCGTCTCTTTTTCCCGTGCAAAATTTTAAACCTCCGTGGGGGATTGCTCCCGCCCATGCCTGTTCCGGCAAGGGCAGTTCAAAATCCTGCACGCGCAGCACAATATTTAAAACATTGATAATAATGGATTATTTAAGCTCAAACACTTCGTCCGGCCCAAACGAACAGGCCGGGAAAGGTCTGCGCCTCTCTCCGGCCTGCTTGGTGCAAAATGTTGAACCGGCTGAATCGGTACTTGCTGTAAAACCTGCTGAGCGGGCTTTACTCCACGTACAGATACCGCTTTATCTTGTGGGTGGGCGTCTTCTCAAAAGGCTCGGTCTGCTCAATCATCCTGTGCAGCCGCGCAAAGGTGGAAACCTTGCCGTTCGCCTCCTGCCGGAGCGATTCCAGCAATTCGTCCACCTTGGCCTGCATTTTGGCCACGGGCAGCTTGCCGAATTCCTCGTCCGCCTTGGCGTAGTCAATATGCACCCGCGCCGCCAGCTTGCCATCCAGTTGATAGACTATGCACTCCAGCACCCATGACGATTGGAGCAGCACACCCTCAATTTCTTCCGGATAGATATTCTCTCCGCTTGCGCCCACGATAACGTTCTTCAGCCGCCCCTTGATGACCAGATGCCCGTCCCGGTCCAGCTTTCCAAAATCACCTGTCCGGAACCAGCCGTCTTCCGTGAAGGTGCTGCGGGTAATCTCCGGTCCCTTGTAATACTCGCGCATTACGTTGGGCCCCTTTACAGCTATCTCACCCTCACCCGTCACGGGGTCTTTATCCAGAATGGTAATCTGCACCCCGTGCAGCGGCTTGCCGATGGAATACAGATTGGCCTTGCCGGGGGCATCTCCCGCACACAGGGGGCTGGTTTCCGTCAATCCGTAGCCCAGACCGTAGGGAAAGCCCGCCTCGCGCAGAAAAAGCTCCACATCCGGGGCAAGGGGCGCGCCGCCGATACAGAACATGCGCAGGCACCCGCCGAAGGTTTCCCTAAGCTTCTTCCCGGCAACGGCGTTCAGCTTTTTGCGCACAGCGGCTATGCCGTAAAGGCGGCGCTTCAGCCAGCTGCCCGTAAGCTTGGGCAGAATGGCGGTCTTAAAAATCTTTTCTATGACCAGCGGAACGGAGAGCATAATAGTGGGCCGCACCTGCGCCAGGGCGGGCAGCAGTGCGCGCGCCGTGGGCGGTTTGTCCAGATAGTGCACATGCGCGCCGTGTGCCAGCGGCAGCACCATGCCCAACGTGCATTCATAGGTGTGCGAAAGCGGCAGGATGGAAAGCAGCCTGTCTCCGGGACCAACCTGTATGATGGTTTCCACCACCGCTATGGCGTTGGAAACAATATTGCCGTGCGTGAGCACCACGCCCTTGGAGTGTCCCGTGGTGCCTGATGTGTAGATAATGGCGGCCACATCGTCCGGCTTTACCTCGTGCGGAGGCACATCGTACCACGCCTCGCCGGGCGTCTCCGCGGCATCATCGCCCGTGCTGCGCACCTTATCGGAAAACCGCTCCGCCATGCGCAGCGCCTTTTCCTTAAACTTGCGAAATTCGCGCAGTCCGGCCTTCTTCATCTCCTTCAGCCGGTCCTTGCCGTCATCCAGCCCCACAGGCACAAAGGATTCCATGAGAATAAGCAGCGGTTCCTCATCATACTGCCCGTCTTCCAGCTTGGGAAAGAGCTTTTCGGAGACAAACACCGCGCGGGACTCCGAATGCCGTATGATGTGGTGAATGGCGTCCGGGTGAAAGTCCGGCAGAATGGGCACCGCCACCGCCCCCATGGCGGTGATGGCAAAGTAGGCCACTGCCCAGTGCGGACAGCTCTCGCTGAGAATGGCAACCCTGTCCCCCCGCGCTATGCCGTTGTTCGCAAGCATGCGGCTCAGGCTGTGCACGTTTTCGCCGAACTCGGCGTAGGTTACAGGCTCTTCTCCTACATTCGAAACAGCAGGATGCGCCGCAAAGCACCGTACGCTGCGCTCCAGCACGGCCTGCAACGTCTGCCTTTCCAATTTTTCCATGCTCCGCTCCCTTAAAAAAAATCCGCCGACCTCCTCGTCGGCACACCATCACCGATGTACGGTAATATGCCGTATCGCGCAATATAGCACAGCCGCCGCCCGCGCCACTCCAAATCCAAAGCTGTGCCGGCATTCCCGCACTTGACCCGGACCGTCCCATGCCGCATACCGGAACGGCAGGCACGGCACAGTGGCCGTGCTCCCGTCACACACGCCAGCAAGACAAGGAACACGACATGATCAGACATCTCGTATGGTGGACGCTTAAGGAAGAGGCCCTCGGGGCAACAGCCAAGGAAAACTGCGCCAAGATGGTCGCCATGCTCAGAGGCATGGAGGGGCGCATCCCCTCGCTTAAAAGCATAGAAGTTTCCACCGAGTTTCTGGAAACCTCTACGGAGACCGTTCAGGTCATTCTGCAGTCCACCCATGACGATGCGGAAGGGCTTAAGGCGTATGCCGTGCACCCGGAACACCTCAAGTGCGTGGAGTTCATCAAGCAGATTGTGGCCACCCGCAAGGTTATGGACTACGTGGTGTAGCTCCAGCCCGTTTTCGCCGGAATCAGGCCGCTGCCTGCCCGGTAACGCCGGGCAACCACACGCGAATCTTTGCGATCACCCGAACCGCCACCGGACACCCTTCCGGTGGCGGTTTCGTTTTTTATCTCTCAATTCCGGCGTGTTAGCACAGAGCATTCTCCCCGAAACAAAAAAAGTGCAGCCCCGGTGCAAAAAAGACTTGATGCTGAAAATGAATTTCAATATCAGATTTGAAACTACCCGGATGCAGCCGGGAAGACAACCTCATCCGCACCGGCCCCTCCGGCGCGCCAACCCGCAATAAAAGGATTCCATCATGGCCAAAGCTCTCATCGTCTACGGTTCCACCACCGGCAACACGGAAAACACCGCACGCTACATAGCCAGCGCCTTTGCCGCAAAAAGCATAGACACACAGGTCATGAGCGCGGCAGACGTGAATGCCCCTGACCTTGGCGGAAACTACGACATCGTCCTTCTGGGCTGCTCCACGTGGGGTGACGAGGAGATCGAACTGCAGGACGACTTTATCCCCCTGTACGACGAGCTGGAAAATTCCGGCCTCTCCGGCAAGAAGGTGGCCGTGTTCGGGTGCGGCGACTCATCCTACACCTATTTCTGCGGCGCGGTGGATGCCATTGAAGAAAAAATGGAAGCCGTCGGGGCTACTATTGTCGTGGACTCCCTGAAAATTGACGGCGACCCCGTGCGCGACGACGTGTGCGCATGGGCGGAAGAAGTCGCCGCCAAGCTGTAAAACGCGGCCACGCCGCCTGCCGCCGCCACCGCCGCACGGAGAACGGATGCCTCCGGGGTTCTTCACCCGCTCCGTACGCGCGGCGCAGCGGCACAGGGCTTTGTCCGCAAACCGGGGCCGCGTGGGGATGCGGCCCCGTTACTTTGCCCGGAACGGTCTGCGCGCCGTCCGGGCCTTCCCATGCACCCTTCTATGCGGCCATTTCCGATACTGCCCTGACAATCCCCTGAGCATGTGCCTTTCTGCCTGCGGTCCCTCCCCGCTCCTTGCAGACAACGGCAGCCCCCCGTGCCCGGCCTGTTACACCATGCCTTCCCTTCCGCCCCGGTCTGGGCTAGAAGCGTCTGCGGAACGCGCGACAAGCAGCCCTTGCGCACCGTCAGTGCCCCACTGGCCGTACTGCACATGCCGCGCAGCACGGCCCATGCAGCATGGTCCGCCAAACTTTTTTTCGGAGATACCCTTGCCCGTACCCGCCCAAACCATCTCATCCGGCCGCGTTGCGGCAGCCCCCCGGCTGTCTGACGAGCAGTTGCGCGAACGCATGGAGTCGCTGCTCCGCCAACACCCCTGCGACTACGATTACCCGGCCATACGCGCCTTCCTCATGGGAGAGGCTGTGGCTCCCGTTGCCATGGACCCCATGGAATTGTGTACGGTCTTCTGGGATGAGCAGGCCCTGGTCTTTGCCGATGCCGCCGCCCGCAATGCTTTTCACCAAACCTTCGCCCTGCTGTGGAACCGGTTGCAGGAACACACCCGCAAAAAATCTCCGTTCCGCCTCACCCCCCTTGCCCTGCCCGGCACGGGCGCACAACTGGAGCACTACCTGAACGTGCGCGGCAGCGAATTTTCCTCCCTGCACGCAGGCTTCCTGCAAGGACGCGATTCCTCAGAACTGGACGATGCGCGCAACGCGCTGGTGGCCACGCTTTCCGCCGGTTCCTTTGTGGTGCAGCGGCTGTGGGGCGAGGTGTACGTGGCTGCGGAAGACGACATCCTTCCGCGCGATGTGGTGCTTACCGTGCGCCGATTCGAAACCACCGCCAACCGCGATGTGGCCGAATTTGTCTGGAAGGCCGCACGCCTGCGGCAATCTGTGCGTTCCTGATTCACTATACGCCCATGCTGTTTCCCTTGCTCATAAACCACGGCGCACCGCCGGATGAAACACATCCCGCCTACAACCACGCCGCCTCCTGCGCCGGCTTCTGCTCTGCGTGCGGCAGGGAACATACTCTGGCGGCGGGCTTAGCGCATGCGGAATGCACCGCCCTGATGAACCTTCTGCATGCGCACGACACCGTGGACATGCTCTCCGCAGAGCCGGACCCCCTCCTTTCGCTGGACTACCTGCGGGGCGAGGCACGCGGGCAGATGTTCGGGGTGCTGGTCTGCCGCACGCCTCAGGGCGCATACGGCACCCTGCGCGCCTTTTCCGGCCAGTACAACGGCATATGGAGCGTCCCGGGCTGGGTGCCTCCCATCCCGGACGTGCAGGAGTTTGATGCGCTGGTCCGGCAGGACGACCCGCCCATACGGGAACTGAGCAGGCGCATTGCAGATCTGGACGCCGCCCCGCACCCCGCCTGTGCCTGTACGGACGGACATGGGACCGAAGCGTCCGGCAACTCCGCGCACGAAACCCGCAAGCAGCTCACCGACCAGCGCAAAGCCCTGTCGCAACAGGCCATGCGCCGCGTGTTTTCGCTCTACCGCCTGCGCAACTTCCGGGGCCAATGCGCCGTCCTGCACGACATTCTGCCCACAGGCAAAGGCGCGCCCACAGGCACGGGCGACTGCTGCGCCCCCAAGCTGCTGCACTATGCCGCCCTGCACGGCTTTACGCCGCTGGGGCTGGCGGAATTCTACTGGGGCCGGAAAAACCGTTCCGGCACACGGCAACACGGCAGCTTTTATACCGCCTGCACGGAAAAGTGCGGACTCATTCTCGGCTTCATGCTCTGCGGGCTTGCATCCCCCGCAGGGCCAAAAAGCGTCACACAAGGAACCAACGATGCAGATACTCCATAGCGATTCCCATGTCGTCGTGATCATTAAACCGGGAGGAATGCTCTCCGTGCCCGGAAAAGGCCCGGACATGCAGGATTGCGCCATGCAGCGCGTGCGCGATCTGTTTCCCGGCTGCATAAACTATCCCGCCGCGCACAGGCTGGATATGGATACCTCCGGCCTGCTGGCGTTCGGACTTACGGACGAAGCCTACAAAGGGCTCAGCCGCCAGTTTGCGGAACGCTCGGTGGACAAACGCTACATTGCGCTGCTGCAGGGCGACGTGCAGGGGCGGGAAGGCGAGATACGGCTTCCTTTCCGGCTGGATACGGACAACCGCCCCCGGCAGATATACGACCCGGAACACGGCAAGACGGGCATAACCCGCTGGGGAGTGCTGGAGCGGGAAGATGGGCTTACCCGCGTGGAATTCTGCCCTGTGACCGGGCGCACCCATCAGTTGCGCGTACATGCGGCGCACCCGCTGGGGCTGGGCTGCCCCATTGTGGGGGACAGGCTCTACGGCACCGGACGCCAAGGCGATGCCCTGCTGCTGCACGCGGCCTACCTGTGTTTCCGGCATCCGGTCACGGGCGAGGAACTGGCCTTCTGCTCCGTGCCAGATTTCTAGCGGACACTAGGGCGACACCAGAGCGGACACTAGGCCGGCGCATCAGAGCAAGGGCGGCACACGCACAGCGCGGGCTGGCGCGAACAATCACCGGCAGGCCCGGACACAATGCGGGGCTGACGCGCCCCCGAAAATATGTGAAGCTCTGCATACAGGAGAAAGGCTCCATGCCAGATACCCCCCGCACTGCCCATGCGCCCGCCGCGCCTGAACACGCAGCAGGCACCATGCCTGCCCATACCGTTGGGCCTGCATCCGGTTCTGCGTCAGATATTCCGCATTCCATCTGCTTTCTTGTCCGCAACCCGCACGACAACCCGGAAAACGGCGTTGCGCTGGCCCGCGCAGCCCTCGGCATGGGCCTTGCCGTAGCCTTTGGCGCAGCGGCTACCCTTGCTCTGCACGGCGGAGACGTTACCTGCTCGGTCCACACGGTTACGCAGGCGGCTCGGCAGGAAACGGCTCAGGCGGCCTCTTGTGCTGATACGAATACCGGGGGTGCTGCCAGCGGAACACAAGCCGCCCGGCCCAACCATTCTACGCGGCCCGACCATTGCGCACAGCCCAACAATCCCGCCTGCTTCCACGATCTCCACGTTGCCCCGCAGGGCCGCACGGTTCCTCTTGCCTCTTTCGGGCATGTGCAGGTGCTCAGCTTCGGCCCCCGCGCCAGCTTTCTGGATTATTTGCAACTGCTGCGTCTGCTGGCGGAAGGCGTGCCCGTTACCAACTCCCCGGACGCGCTCATGCACCTGAACAGCAAATATCTGATGGCAGGCATGGGCCGCCTGTTTCCCACGCCGCTCACCCACGCCTCCACCGATGCGGACACCCTGTGGTCCGTGGTGAGCCAGTCGGATGAACCGTGGATCGTCAAGCCTCCGGCAGAGGCGTTCGGGCGCGATGTGTTTCTCATCTCCCGCGCAGATACCAACGCCCGCGCCATCCTGCAAAGCATGACCGGACACGGTACGGGACGCTACTGCCTGTTGCAGCAATACGTGCCGCAGATCCGGCAGGGCGAGGTGCGCGTTCTGCTGGCAGGCGGCAGGGTTGTCGGCCAGTACCGCCGCCGCGCCGCGCAGGACCACCGCACCAATCTGGCGCAGGGCGCGGTGAGCGAACCCTGCGAGCTTACGCCGGAAGAACGCGCCCTGTGCGACAGGCTGGGAACATGGCTGCTGGAGCGGGGAG carries:
- a CDS encoding AMP-binding protein, with product MEKLERQTLQAVLERSVRCFAAHPAVSNVGEEPVTYAEFGENVHSLSRMLANNGIARGDRVAILSESCPHWAVAYFAITAMGAVAVPILPDFHPDAIHHIIRHSESRAVFVSEKLFPKLEDGQYDEEPLLILMESFVPVGLDDGKDRLKEMKKAGLREFRKFKEKALRMAERFSDKVRSTGDDAAETPGEAWYDVPPHEVKPDDVAAIIYTSGTTGHSKGVVLTHGNIVSNAIAVVETIIQVGPGDRLLSILPLSHTYECTLGMVLPLAHGAHVHYLDKPPTARALLPALAQVRPTIMLSVPLVIEKIFKTAILPKLTGSWLKRRLYGIAAVRKKLNAVAGKKLRETFGGCLRMFCIGGAPLAPDVELFLREAGFPYGLGYGLTETSPLCAGDAPGKANLYSIGKPLHGVQITILDKDPVTGEGEIAVKGPNVMREYYKGPEITRSTFTEDGWFRTGDFGKLDRDGHLVIKGRLKNVIVGASGENIYPEEIEGVLLQSSWVLECIVYQLDGKLAARVHIDYAKADEEFGKLPVAKMQAKVDELLESLRQEANGKVSTFARLHRMIEQTEPFEKTPTHKIKRYLYVE
- a CDS encoding Dabb family protein, producing MIRHLVWWTLKEEALGATAKENCAKMVAMLRGMEGRIPSLKSIEVSTEFLETSTETVQVILQSTHDDAEGLKAYAVHPEHLKCVEFIKQIVATRKVMDYVV
- a CDS encoding ATP-grasp domain-containing protein; the protein is MPDTPRTAHAPAAPEHAAGTMPAHTVGPASGSASDIPHSICFLVRNPHDNPENGVALARAALGMGLAVAFGAAATLALHGGDVTCSVHTVTQAARQETAQAASCADTNTGGAASGTQAARPNHSTRPDHCAQPNNPACFHDLHVAPQGRTVPLASFGHVQVLSFGPRASFLDYLQLLRLLAEGVPVTNSPDALMHLNSKYLMAGMGRLFPTPLTHASTDADTLWSVVSQSDEPWIVKPPAEAFGRDVFLISRADTNARAILQSMTGHGTGRYCLLQQYVPQIRQGEVRVLLAGGRVVGQYRRRAAQDHRTNLAQGAVSEPCELTPEERALCDRLGTWLLERGVVFAGVDLAYPYIIECNVLSPGGIATIAELTGHDLSGTVLRGILGIP
- a CDS encoding flavodoxin, with the protein product MAKALIVYGSTTGNTENTARYIASAFAAKSIDTQVMSAADVNAPDLGGNYDIVLLGCSTWGDEEIELQDDFIPLYDELENSGLSGKKVAVFGCGDSSYTYFCGAVDAIEEKMEAVGATIVVDSLKIDGDPVRDDVCAWAEEVAAKL
- a CDS encoding UPF0149 family protein, giving the protein MPVPAQTISSGRVAAAPRLSDEQLRERMESLLRQHPCDYDYPAIRAFLMGEAVAPVAMDPMELCTVFWDEQALVFADAAARNAFHQTFALLWNRLQEHTRKKSPFRLTPLALPGTGAQLEHYLNVRGSEFSSLHAGFLQGRDSSELDDARNALVATLSAGSFVVQRLWGEVYVAAEDDILPRDVVLTVRRFETTANRDVAEFVWKAARLRQSVRS
- a CDS encoding DsrE family protein; protein product: MQVLITISSSEPEIKWNAVRFGNFLLEQGEDVTIFLNGPGVALTAGESEQYPIGQQAKVFSLNEGTLVGUGKCMTAHGVGENPFVSVSNMPFLYEAMKKADKILNF
- a CDS encoding RluA family pseudouridine synthase, which codes for MQILHSDSHVVVIIKPGGMLSVPGKGPDMQDCAMQRVRDLFPGCINYPAAHRLDMDTSGLLAFGLTDEAYKGLSRQFAERSVDKRYIALLQGDVQGREGEIRLPFRLDTDNRPRQIYDPEHGKTGITRWGVLEREDGLTRVEFCPVTGRTHQLRVHAAHPLGLGCPIVGDRLYGTGRQGDALLLHAAYLCFRHPVTGEELAFCSVPDF